In Afipia sp. GAS231, a single window of DNA contains:
- the pal gene encoding peptidoglycan-associated lipoprotein Pal, with the protein MTYQMRNLQGWKLVAVLAVALSMGACAKNNLGPEGAMASAATPGSQQDFVVNVGDRVFFESDQTELSPQAIATLEKQAQWLQTYNRYSFTIEGHADERGTREYNIALGARRAQSVRTYLASRGIDANRMRTISYGKERPVAVCNDISCWSQNRRAVTVLNASS; encoded by the coding sequence ATGACATATCAAATGCGTAACCTCCAGGGTTGGAAGTTGGTTGCGGTGCTTGCCGTGGCGCTGTCGATGGGCGCCTGCGCCAAAAACAACCTCGGCCCCGAAGGCGCGATGGCCAGTGCTGCGACCCCGGGCAGCCAGCAGGATTTCGTGGTCAACGTCGGCGACCGCGTGTTCTTCGAAAGCGACCAGACCGAGCTGAGCCCGCAGGCGATCGCCACGCTCGAGAAGCAGGCGCAGTGGCTGCAGACCTACAACCGCTACTCCTTCACCATCGAAGGCCATGCCGACGAGCGCGGCACCCGCGAATACAACATCGCGCTCGGCGCACGCCGCGCCCAGTCGGTGCGGACCTATCTTGCCTCGCGCGGCATCGATGCCAACCGCATGCGCACGATCTCCTACGGCAAGGAGCGCCCGGTCGCGGTCTGCAACGACATCTCCTGCTGGTCGCAGAACCGCCGCGCCGTCACCGTGCTGAACGCCAGCTCGTAA
- a CDS encoding bifunctional diguanylate cyclase/phosphodiesterase yields the protein MQLANQTAEHDQNVSPSTYAALIDSLFQNAAPLFAGAVMVAFAAAMTALKTDVMLLWPCVAFLMLIGAIRAVEMHLYRKRKLALTADEASRWERRYQFWAIVYAAALGTWCSVALLSSNDAVAHMICLAVTTGYVAAGAGRTFGRPRIFQVQIALACGPTSIALAMHGTPYYIGMACVSGVFFLALRQITTNLQEIFVRALVAREREAALANQFDTALNNMPHGLCMFRADGRLAVMNYRFSEMMDLSDDLVQRGVTASDIMAAGVAAGSVSPASSRMILAEIEDTQARDMITTDPDVVRGRSLSWTFQPMADGGAVVLLEDITERRNAEARISHLARYDELTALPNRVNFRDEIGRLLAIQQGAEQLSALLFVDLDQFKQVNDTLGHPCGDQLLCAVADRLREMLRPEDFVARFGGDEFVVFQQNIHSADDAAGLARRIVDRLSERYKIDNHLVEIGASVGIAMSTRGVSADTLLKNADMALYRAKADGRGTFCFFRDEMAQVVEARRTLELDLRRALANEEFELYYQPLVNLKSGRISTCEALLRWNHPVRGTVSPVDIIPVAEDMGLIVDLGRWILRKACMECMKWPEGVSVAVNFSPQQFHQRDVLSEVRYALEVSGLPANRVEIEITESSLLRNTQMTHDVLSQLRSLGVRISLDDFGTGYSSLSYLHNFPLQKVKIDRSFLEGIDSHRPLTLLRGVARLSADLGMSVVVEGIETNEQLELISADGTVSEVQGYLFSRPVPAARIRQLLNVSHGRRLPDDPLQLVPSRSIA from the coding sequence ATGCAGCTTGCAAACCAAACCGCAGAGCACGACCAAAATGTCTCGCCGTCGACTTACGCGGCGCTGATCGATTCGCTGTTTCAGAACGCGGCGCCATTGTTCGCGGGCGCGGTGATGGTTGCGTTCGCGGCGGCGATGACGGCGCTCAAGACCGATGTCATGCTGCTCTGGCCCTGCGTCGCATTTCTCATGCTGATCGGTGCCATTCGCGCCGTTGAGATGCATCTGTACCGCAAGCGCAAGTTAGCCTTGACCGCCGATGAAGCGTCACGCTGGGAAAGGCGCTATCAATTCTGGGCGATCGTCTATGCCGCAGCCCTCGGCACCTGGTGTTCGGTCGCCTTGCTGAGCAGCAATGACGCCGTCGCTCACATGATCTGCCTGGCGGTCACCACGGGCTACGTCGCGGCCGGTGCCGGGAGGACGTTCGGCAGGCCGCGGATCTTCCAGGTGCAGATCGCACTCGCCTGCGGCCCGACCTCGATCGCGCTGGCGATGCACGGCACGCCTTATTACATCGGAATGGCCTGCGTCAGCGGCGTGTTCTTCCTGGCGCTGCGGCAGATCACGACCAACCTGCAGGAAATCTTTGTCCGGGCATTGGTGGCGCGCGAGCGCGAGGCCGCGCTGGCGAACCAGTTCGACACTGCCTTGAATAACATGCCGCATGGGCTGTGCATGTTCCGCGCCGACGGCCGGCTTGCAGTCATGAACTATCGCTTCAGCGAAATGATGGATCTGTCCGACGATTTGGTGCAGCGGGGCGTCACAGCGTCCGACATCATGGCGGCCGGCGTCGCCGCGGGTTCGGTCTCCCCGGCCAGCAGCCGGATGATCCTGGCGGAAATCGAGGATACGCAGGCGCGGGACATGATCACGACCGATCCCGACGTGGTGCGGGGCCGGTCGTTGTCGTGGACGTTCCAGCCGATGGCGGACGGCGGCGCCGTCGTGCTGCTCGAAGACATTACCGAGCGGCGCAATGCGGAAGCCCGCATCAGTCATCTGGCCCGCTACGACGAACTCACGGCGTTGCCGAACCGGGTCAATTTCCGCGATGAAATCGGACGGCTGCTGGCGATCCAGCAGGGCGCCGAGCAATTGTCGGCGCTGCTGTTCGTCGATCTCGACCAGTTCAAGCAGGTCAACGACACGCTCGGGCATCCATGCGGCGACCAGTTGCTGTGCGCGGTGGCCGATCGGTTGCGCGAGATGCTGCGGCCCGAGGATTTTGTGGCGCGGTTCGGCGGCGACGAGTTCGTCGTGTTCCAGCAGAACATCCATTCCGCAGATGACGCCGCGGGTCTCGCCCGGCGCATCGTCGACCGGCTGAGCGAACGCTACAAGATCGACAATCATCTGGTCGAGATTGGCGCCAGCGTCGGTATCGCCATGAGCACGCGCGGCGTCAGCGCCGATACGCTGCTCAAGAACGCCGACATGGCGCTGTACCGCGCCAAGGCCGATGGCCGCGGTACCTTCTGCTTCTTCCGCGACGAGATGGCGCAGGTCGTCGAGGCGCGCCGTACCCTCGAACTGGACCTGCGCAGGGCGTTGGCCAACGAGGAGTTCGAGCTCTACTACCAGCCGCTGGTCAACCTCAAGTCGGGCAGAATATCCACCTGCGAAGCGCTGCTGCGCTGGAATCATCCGGTTCGCGGCACTGTTTCCCCCGTCGACATCATTCCTGTGGCCGAGGATATGGGCCTGATCGTCGACCTTGGCCGCTGGATTTTGCGCAAGGCCTGCATGGAATGCATGAAGTGGCCCGAAGGCGTCAGCGTCGCCGTCAACTTTTCGCCGCAGCAGTTTCACCAGCGCGATGTACTGAGCGAAGTCCGCTACGCGCTCGAGGTCTCCGGCCTGCCGGCGAACCGTGTCGAGATCGAGATCACGGAATCCTCGCTGTTGCGCAATACGCAAATGACACATGATGTGCTGTCGCAATTGCGGTCGCTCGGCGTGCGGATATCGCTGGACGACTTCGGCACCGGCTATTCCAGCCTCAGTTATCTGCACAACTTCCCATTGCAGAAGGTGAAGATCGACCGCTCCTTCCTGGAAGGGATCGACAGCCATCGCCCGTTGACCTTGTTGCGCGGCGTGGCGCGGCTGTCGGCCGACCTCGGCATGTCGGTGGTGGTCGAGGGTATCGAAACCAACGAGCAGCTCGAGTTGATCAGCGCCGACGGCACGGTCAGCGAAGTGCAGGGCTACCTGTTCAGCCGGCCAGTGCCGGCGGCCCGGATCCGCCAGCTCCTGAACGTGTCGCACGGCCGGCGGCTGCCCGACGACCCCTTGCAGCTGGTTCCATCCCGCTCTATCGCTTGA
- the tolB gene encoding Tol-Pal system beta propeller repeat protein TolB, which translates to MPFRLSRRQIISGMAALGAVAGGRNAFAQGPKRIIVPEGEFTPLPIAIPNFVAGTPGDAEVGAGVAQVITNNLKRSGLFAPIDQAAFIERITNIDTAPQFQSWKTINAQALVTGRMTRQGDGRLKAEFRLWDVNTGQQLTGQQYFTSPEYWRRIAHIISDQIYERLTGEKGYFDSRVVFVDETGPKERRVKRLALMDQDGANVRYLTKGSDLVLTPRFSPSTQEITYMEFGQGDPRVYLFNIETGQREIVGNFPGMSFSPRFSPDGQRVIMSLQQGGNSNLFVMDLRSKTTTRLTDTPAIDTSPSYAPDGSKICFESDRGGKPQIYVMPAGGGGAQRISFGEGSYSTPVWSPRGDYIAFTKQGGGQFSIGIMKTDGSGERILTSGFHNEGPTFAPNGRVLMFFREPGGGGGPSLFTIDISGRNELRVPTPGFASDPAWSPLLS; encoded by the coding sequence ATGCCGTTCCGCCTGAGCCGCCGGCAGATCATTTCCGGAATGGCAGCGCTAGGCGCTGTCGCCGGCGGTCGCAACGCTTTCGCGCAGGGGCCGAAGCGCATTATCGTTCCCGAGGGCGAATTCACCCCGCTGCCGATCGCGATCCCGAACTTCGTGGCGGGCACGCCTGGAGACGCCGAGGTCGGCGCCGGCGTGGCGCAGGTCATTACCAACAATCTGAAGCGCAGTGGATTGTTCGCGCCGATCGACCAGGCCGCCTTCATCGAGCGCATCACCAATATCGACACCGCGCCGCAGTTCCAGAGCTGGAAGACCATCAACGCGCAGGCGCTGGTGACCGGCCGCATGACCCGGCAGGGCGACGGCCGTCTCAAGGCCGAGTTCCGCCTCTGGGACGTCAACACCGGCCAGCAGCTCACCGGTCAGCAATATTTCACCTCGCCGGAATACTGGCGGCGGATCGCGCACATCATCTCCGACCAGATCTACGAGCGGCTGACCGGCGAAAAAGGCTATTTTGACAGCCGCGTCGTGTTCGTCGACGAGACCGGGCCGAAGGAGCGCCGCGTCAAGCGGCTGGCGCTGATGGACCAGGACGGCGCCAATGTCCGTTACCTGACCAAGGGAAGCGACCTGGTGCTGACGCCGCGGTTCTCGCCGTCGACCCAGGAAATCACCTACATGGAGTTCGGCCAGGGCGATCCCAGGGTCTACCTGTTCAACATCGAGACCGGGCAGCGCGAGATCGTCGGCAATTTCCCCGGCATGTCGTTTTCGCCGCGATTCTCGCCGGACGGCCAGCGCGTCATCATGAGCCTGCAGCAGGGCGGCAACTCGAACCTGTTCGTGATGGACCTGCGGTCGAAGACCACGACCCGGCTGACCGATACGCCGGCGATCGACACCTCGCCGTCCTACGCGCCGGACGGCAGCAAGATCTGCTTCGAATCCGACCGCGGCGGAAAGCCGCAGATCTATGTGATGCCGGCCGGCGGCGGCGGGGCGCAGCGGATCTCGTTCGGCGAGGGCAGCTATTCGACCCCGGTGTGGTCGCCGCGCGGCGATTATATCGCGTTCACCAAGCAGGGCGGCGGCCAGTTCTCGATCGGCATCATGAAGACCGACGGCTCGGGCGAGCGCATCCTTACCTCGGGCTTCCACAATGAAGGGCCGACATTCGCGCCGAATGGCCGGGTCCTGATGTTCTTCCGCGAGCCCGGCGGCGGTGGCGGGCCCTCGCTGTTCACCATCGACATCTCCGGACGCAACGAATTGCGGGTTCCCACACCTGGTTTTGCGTCCGATCCGGCGTGGTCCCCGCTGTTGTCCTGA
- a CDS encoding cell envelope integrity protein TolA, whose product MKVKVDKTLAASVVLHVLVLGWTMVSFSTRALEMTPEDSVPVDVVSPDQLAHIMAGMKTGKKENPKPLVDKIAEAKPVDDAVGKVSEKPPVVTDTAPPPQPKIEEKPVEKKPDPPKVVEKPKEEPKPIEKKPDPVKPDPIAEAIKKEEKKPPPKPVQAAAKPPEVKPKIVERHYDQSQIAALLDKRDPTRQAATGDTLNSNAALGLSKGAAADNSATWGAMFKQQVERCWKKPYGGIEQQKSEAVFAIKLKRDGSLEGMPVPEGTPATPYLRVYQESALRAIIECQPYKLPAAFFEEWKYFAPVFTEQKT is encoded by the coding sequence TTGAAGGTCAAGGTCGACAAGACACTGGCTGCGTCTGTTGTCCTGCACGTCCTCGTGCTGGGATGGACGATGGTGTCGTTTTCGACCCGCGCGCTCGAAATGACGCCGGAAGATTCCGTTCCGGTGGACGTCGTCTCGCCCGATCAGCTCGCCCATATCATGGCCGGCATGAAGACCGGCAAGAAGGAAAACCCGAAGCCGCTGGTCGACAAGATCGCCGAAGCCAAGCCGGTCGACGATGCCGTCGGCAAGGTCAGCGAGAAGCCGCCGGTCGTCACCGACACCGCGCCGCCGCCACAGCCGAAGATCGAGGAAAAGCCGGTCGAGAAAAAGCCCGATCCGCCGAAGGTGGTCGAGAAGCCGAAGGAAGAACCGAAGCCGATCGAGAAGAAGCCGGATCCGGTCAAGCCCGATCCGATCGCCGAAGCGATCAAGAAGGAAGAAAAGAAGCCGCCGCCAAAACCAGTGCAGGCTGCCGCCAAGCCGCCTGAGGTGAAGCCGAAGATCGTGGAACGGCACTACGATCAGTCCCAGATCGCGGCTCTCCTCGACAAGCGCGATCCGACGCGCCAGGCCGCGACCGGCGACACGCTGAATTCCAACGCTGCCCTCGGCCTGTCGAAGGGTGCTGCCGCCGACAATTCCGCGACCTGGGGCGCGATGTTCAAGCAGCAGGTCGAGCGCTGCTGGAAAAAGCCCTATGGCGGCATCGAGCAGCAGAAGTCCGAAGCGGTGTTCGCGATCAAGCTGAAGCGCGACGGTTCGCTGGAAGGCATGCCGGTTCCCGAAGGCACGCCGGCGACGCCTTACCTGCGCGTCTATCAGGAGAGCGCGTTGCGCGCGATCATCGAATGCCAGCCGTATAAATTGCCCGCGGCGTTTTTCGAGGAATGGAAATATTTTGCGCCGGTTTTCACCGAACAGAAAACCTGA
- a CDS encoding biopolymer transporter ExbD, producing MAMNMAGSSGGGRRGRRRAAVMAEINVTPMVDVMLVLLIIFMVAAPLMTSTIDIDLPIASGGKSLASNAPPLTLSVKRTNGACNSNVELYLGDTLISSSDLLPKIKAIRETRSDADSVVYLRGDKDVCYTDMMKLLGYIRTAGFKANIVIVPEQGS from the coding sequence ATGGCGATGAACATGGCAGGTTCGTCGGGTGGCGGCCGACGCGGCCGGCGTCGTGCGGCTGTCATGGCGGAGATCAACGTCACGCCGATGGTCGACGTCATGCTGGTGCTCTTGATCATCTTCATGGTCGCAGCACCCCTGATGACCTCGACCATCGACATCGATCTGCCGATCGCCAGCGGCGGCAAGTCGCTGGCCTCGAATGCGCCGCCGCTGACGCTGTCGGTGAAGCGCACCAACGGCGCCTGCAATTCGAACGTCGAACTTTATCTGGGCGATACGCTGATCTCGTCCAGTGACCTGTTGCCCAAGATCAAGGCGATCCGGGAGACCCGGTCGGATGCCGACAGCGTGGTCTATCTGCGTGGCGATAAAGACGTCTGTTACACGGATATGATGAAATTATTGGGGTATATTAGGACCGCGGGGTTCAAGGCGAATATCGTCATCGTTCCGGAGCAGGGCTCCTGA
- the tolQ gene encoding protein TolQ gives MNPADVAQSALPLASSDVSLIALFLQAHWVVKTVMLGLLSCSVWVWAIAIDKIILYSRTKRAMDRFEQAFWSGQSIEELYRALSAKPTQSMAACFVAAMREWKRSFESQTRSFAGLQMRIEKVMNVSIAREVERLERRLLVLATVGSAGPFVGLFGTVWGIMSSFQSIAASKNTSLAVVAPGIAEALFATAIGLIAAIPATIFYNKFISEVNRQAQRLEGFADEFSAILSRQIDERA, from the coding sequence ATGAATCCCGCCGACGTGGCCCAATCAGCGCTGCCGCTGGCATCCAGCGACGTATCGCTGATCGCGCTGTTCCTGCAGGCCCACTGGGTCGTGAAAACGGTCATGCTCGGGCTATTGTCCTGCTCGGTCTGGGTCTGGGCGATCGCGATCGACAAGATCATCCTCTATTCCCGCACCAAGCGCGCCATGGACCGTTTCGAACAGGCGTTCTGGTCCGGGCAATCGATCGAGGAACTGTACCGCGCACTGTCGGCCAAGCCGACGCAGTCGATGGCGGCGTGTTTCGTCGCCGCCATGCGCGAATGGAAGCGCTCGTTCGAAAGCCAGACCCGTTCCTTTGCCGGCCTGCAGATGCGGATCGAGAAGGTGATGAACGTCTCCATCGCCCGCGAGGTCGAGCGGCTGGAACGGCGGCTGCTGGTGCTGGCGACGGTGGGTTCAGCCGGGCCGTTCGTCGGCCTGTTTGGAACCGTCTGGGGCATCATGTCGAGCTTCCAGTCGATTGCGGCCTCAAAGAATACCTCGCTGGCGGTGGTCGCCCCCGGCATCGCGGAGGCGCTGTTTGCCACCGCCATCGGCCTTATCGCTGCCATTCCGGCGACTATTTTCTACAATAAGTTCATTTCCGAGGTGAACCGGCAGGCCCAGCGCCTGGAGGGTTTCGCGGATGAATTTTCGGCCATCCTGTCGCGCCAGATCGACGAGCGGGCGTGA
- a CDS encoding IS110 family transposase: MMAQNGLIVVGIDVAKDKIDACIRVLALRQPYPSSAQGHRRLVAWLRKHKVNKAVMEASGGYERDWAKLLRQAGVEVRIVDPKRVRSFALSAGRLAKNDVIDAEMIAWFAEIFTEAPSQTHDAAREELLALVKARIGLGDLKTRLQSQNEHAAPGLVQKAHARILKNLAREIAGLEAAIAAKIKATPHLAERAEIIASVPGFAATSAANLVAGMQELGQVSNEVAAALLGAAPYDDDSGQRRGERHIKGGRRWIRTAIYMPCLGAVTQNNPALKAFYRRLIAKGKKPKVALIACMRKLIVICNTLIARRQKWDPSRYALS; this comes from the coding sequence ATGATGGCACAAAACGGTCTCATCGTCGTGGGCATCGATGTCGCCAAGGACAAGATTGATGCATGCATTCGCGTGCTGGCACTGCGGCAACCGTACCCGAGCAGCGCGCAGGGGCATCGCCGGTTGGTTGCCTGGCTGCGCAAGCACAAGGTGAACAAGGCCGTCATGGAGGCCAGTGGCGGCTATGAGCGGGACTGGGCCAAGCTACTGCGCCAGGCCGGTGTCGAGGTGCGGATCGTCGACCCCAAACGCGTCCGCAGCTTCGCGCTATCGGCCGGCCGGCTGGCAAAGAACGATGTGATCGACGCGGAGATGATCGCCTGGTTCGCCGAGATATTTACCGAGGCGCCGAGCCAGACCCACGATGCCGCACGCGAGGAGTTGCTGGCGCTGGTGAAAGCGCGCATCGGTCTGGGTGATCTCAAGACGCGCTTGCAGAGCCAGAATGAGCATGCTGCACCAGGATTGGTTCAGAAAGCCCATGCCCGCATCTTGAAGAACCTGGCCCGCGAAATTGCTGGGCTAGAGGCCGCCATTGCGGCCAAGATCAAGGCCACGCCACACCTTGCCGAGCGTGCCGAGATCATCGCGAGCGTGCCTGGCTTCGCCGCGACGAGCGCCGCGAACCTCGTCGCGGGCATGCAGGAGCTTGGGCAGGTTAGCAACGAGGTCGCCGCCGCATTATTGGGTGCGGCTCCTTACGATGACGATAGTGGCCAACGGCGCGGCGAGCGTCATATCAAGGGTGGCCGCCGCTGGATTCGCACTGCGATCTACATGCCCTGTCTCGGGGCCGTCACGCAGAACAACCCGGCGCTCAAGGCCTTCTATCGACGCCTGATCGCCAAGGGCAAGAAGCCGAAAGTCGCGCTCATTGCCTGCATGCGCAAGCTGATCGTCATCTGCAACACGCTGATCGCCCGACGGCAGAAATGGGACCCCAGCCGTTACGCGCTGAGTTGA
- a CDS encoding DUF817 domain-containing protein, translated as MEIPDQPTSAATLWPPLARFIRTERRFAQRMAARRATAWLYEFIRFGIKQAWACLFGGIMVALMIATHFWYPAGLPLARYDFLFLCALGLQVLLLAARLETSEEAKVILLYHAVGTAMELFKTSVGSWIYPEPCLFRIGGVPLFTGFMYSCVGSYLCRAWRLFDFRFERHPPVWTLVVLSLAIYVNFFAHHYVPDMRLVLFAASLFLFGRTRIHFKVWNVYRSMPLLLGLVLVALFIWFSENLGTYSRTWIYPGQIKGWSMVSVAKLGSWYLLLIISYTLVALINKPAAMGAADRTPQRSPIPENV; from the coding sequence TTGGAAATTCCGGATCAACCAACTTCGGCGGCAACGCTCTGGCCCCCGCTGGCCCGCTTCATCCGCACCGAACGGCGCTTCGCCCAGCGAATGGCGGCGCGGCGCGCCACGGCGTGGCTCTATGAATTCATCCGTTTCGGGATCAAGCAGGCATGGGCCTGCCTGTTCGGCGGCATCATGGTGGCGCTGATGATCGCCACCCACTTCTGGTATCCGGCAGGGCTGCCGCTCGCCCGTTACGATTTCCTGTTCCTGTGCGCGCTTGGGCTGCAGGTATTGCTGCTCGCGGCGCGCCTCGAAACATCAGAGGAAGCCAAGGTCATTTTGCTCTATCACGCCGTCGGAACGGCGATGGAGCTGTTCAAGACGTCGGTAGGTTCCTGGATCTATCCGGAACCGTGCTTGTTCCGCATCGGCGGCGTGCCGCTGTTCACCGGCTTCATGTATTCGTGCGTCGGAAGTTATCTGTGCCGCGCCTGGCGGCTATTCGACTTCCGCTTCGAACGTCACCCGCCGGTCTGGACGCTGGTGGTACTGAGCCTCGCCATTTACGTCAATTTCTTCGCCCATCATTATGTTCCCGACATGCGCCTGGTGCTGTTTGCCGCCTCGCTCTTTCTGTTTGGGCGCACGCGCATCCATTTCAAGGTCTGGAACGTCTATCGCTCGATGCCATTGCTGCTCGGGCTGGTTCTGGTCGCGCTGTTCATCTGGTTTTCGGAAAATCTCGGGACCTACAGCAGGACGTGGATCTATCCCGGCCAGATCAAAGGCTGGTCAATGGTGTCGGTTGCCAAGCTCGGATCGTGGTACTTGCTTCTGATCATCAGCTACACGTTGGTGGCGCTGATCAACAAGCCGGCAGCCATGGGTGCGGCGGATCGGACGCCGCAGCGAAGCCCAATTCCGGAAAACGTTTGA
- a CDS encoding DUF2809 domain-containing protein, with amino-acid sequence MPRIKYAVLTALLIGAGLLVRSPLLGLPHAVAKYSGSIVWGAMVYAAIACLQPSRGLLRKAIAASLLAISIEFSQLLHTPALDAFRSTTIGVLLIGRFFSWWDIVAYLIGIAAICLFDKVALRPSRV; translated from the coding sequence ATGCCGCGTATCAAATATGCCGTGCTGACGGCGCTCCTGATCGGCGCAGGTCTGCTGGTGCGGTCGCCGCTGCTGGGGCTGCCTCACGCAGTGGCAAAATATTCCGGCTCGATCGTGTGGGGCGCCATGGTCTATGCCGCGATCGCGTGCCTGCAGCCGAGCCGAGGGCTGTTGCGAAAGGCGATAGCTGCAAGCCTCCTGGCCATCAGCATCGAGTTCAGCCAGCTCCTGCACACGCCGGCGCTGGACGCATTTCGAAGCACCACGATCGGGGTGCTGCTGATCGGCCGTTTTTTTTCGTGGTGGGATATCGTCGCCTACTTGATCGGAATCGCAGCGATATGTCTGTTCGACAAGGTCGCGCTGCGACCCTCCCGTGTCTGA
- a CDS encoding serine acetyltransferase, giving the protein MIQNAIVTAEQLWLSVRREAESALARDPLFGGRSTRAILDHADLGSAVAHQIGEWLGKSAAERAQFARLASEAQRASPDMVEAASRDLQSVAIQDPAVTSLLPPFLNYKGYVALQAWRVSNWLWLADRTDLALMLQSLSSDTLQVSIHPSASIGTSVLLDHATGIIIGAYAVVGDEVTIMQNVTIGRKQAMPGRAPRIGRGAYISSGATILGDISIGDFAKIGAGSVVEHDVPAGCTAVGVPARLTNCPEPALAV; this is encoded by the coding sequence ATGATTCAGAACGCAATCGTAACGGCCGAGCAGCTTTGGCTTTCCGTTCGCCGCGAGGCCGAAAGCGCTCTCGCTCGCGATCCGCTGTTTGGCGGCAGGTCGACGCGTGCGATCCTCGATCATGCCGATCTCGGCAGCGCGGTGGCGCATCAGATCGGCGAATGGCTCGGCAAGAGCGCGGCGGAACGCGCGCAATTTGCGCGGCTCGCTTCCGAGGCGCAGCGCGCGTCGCCGGATATGGTCGAGGCGGCAAGCCGGGATCTGCAAAGCGTTGCCATTCAGGATCCGGCTGTCACAAGCTTGCTGCCGCCATTTCTGAATTACAAGGGATACGTCGCACTGCAGGCCTGGCGGGTGTCGAACTGGCTTTGGCTTGCCGACCGCACCGACCTGGCGCTGATGTTGCAGAGCCTGTCGTCGGATACCCTGCAGGTAAGCATCCATCCCTCGGCTTCGATCGGTACGTCGGTGCTTCTCGATCATGCCACCGGCATTATCATCGGCGCCTACGCCGTCGTCGGCGACGAGGTGACGATCATGCAAAACGTCACGATCGGCCGAAAGCAGGCGATGCCCGGCCGGGCGCCCAGAATCGGGCGCGGCGCGTATATCAGCTCGGGCGCGACGATCCTCGGCGATATCAGCATCGGCGATTTCGCCAAGATCGGCGCCGGATCGGTGGTCGAGCACGACGTGCCGGCGGGATGCACCGCGGTCGGCGTTCCCGCGCGGCTGACCAATTGCCCCGAGCCGGCGCTTGCGGTCTGA